The Physeter macrocephalus isolate SW-GA unplaced genomic scaffold, ASM283717v5 random_1663, whole genome shotgun sequence sequence AGGTAGCAGAAGGGCAAAGGGGGCCCAAATCAGGAGATAGGTTAACCCCCTGGGAACAACAAAAAGAACCTCCCAGAATGGGTGAAAGGGTGAGCCGTCTGCTGAGAGCAAACATTTTCAGAGACGGTAGATATTAGCTTGGGAGATAGGGATCCAAGTCCCATCAGGAAACCAGTCTTTAACTGCAGCGGAGAGGCCAGAGCTGCATGAAGCACACAGACCTTCATTGCATAAAGAAAGACTGGGTCCAGCAGGGAGGGCCCAAGGGCTAAGAATTGAGCGCGGGGACAAACACGGACTCTGGGAGAGAAGAGCTGCCTCTGGAACACCTGTCCTCGGTGGTGGGCCCGGTCTCGCCATGACCTGGACAAACAGCTTGCCTAGGCCACTGGGTACTCAGCTGGCACGGGTGGAATTCCCACCACTGGATAATTAGTCCCTGTGGGGGCTATTACTGAGAATTCTACATGACACCTCGGTCCTGTGTGACAGTTGGCTCTGGTTGCTCTGATACAAGTAAGTTTTTTTGGCCAGCAGAGCAGAGGACAGACTTTGGGTGGCAGTGTCCCCTTTAAGGTGCCACCTTCCCCCCAGTCTTGTGACATCTGGCCAGGAAATGGGAGGGAGGGTCAAAGGTCAGAGGCAGACTTTCTTCTGAACAAATTTTATGTAACATGCTAGATGGGATTCAAACACGGAGTAAGTAAACAGGTCTCTCAAATGAAATCAGTGTTTCAGAGTCCAGAGTGAGCCATGAGGAGCACCTGCCCTTGGGTCAAATCAGGTTTTCCAAGAACGACTGAAACATACAAAGGTTGAAGATGGGTCAAAGGGAGTGTtctcaatgaaaatgaaacaatggaAATAAACAGGGGTGTGGGCTGCCTAGTGATCAGAATTCCCAGAAAGCTCTTTATTCCTTTGTCAGAGCATTTATCTCAGTCAGGGTGGGGCAAGGGTCAGATTGAGACTGCCTCCCTATCAGAGCCCAAGGCTTTtatctggcccactgcctgctGGAGAGTCCAACAATGTCTGGTGTATTAATGGATGATTGATAAtaagagcaaacatttattcTGTGCTTACCAAGtgccagaggcagggctgggcactCTATGAAGATGACCTCACTCACTTCCTTTTGAAACAGTCTGTTGGGAAGGAAACACActagccccactttacagatgagaaactgaggctcagaggggttaagtcaTCTGACCAAGATCACACAATAGTAAGGGCAAAGATTTGGGCTCAGAGCTGTTGGACCTCAAAGCTGCACAGAGTCGGGGAGGCTTCTCCAGTCATTGCCTCGTGGGGAGGCATGGTTTGTGAGCTTAATTCCTTTTCAACCAGCCCCAAGGGCCACTCacccttttgtcttgttttattttgcctATACCAAAAAATGCTTTACTGAGGAGTGCTTAAAAggcccatttaaagtgtataattcaatggtttcagtatattcacagatatggaTAACCATCACCGctgtcaattttagaacattttcatcaccacaaagGGAACTTGGTACTCTTTCCTAACATCCTCTTATTCTCCCATTCCCCTCAGCCCCAAGCAACCACTAatgtactttctgtctttatagatttgcctattctggacatttcgtcTGGATAGGATCATACAAtttgtagtcttttgtgactggcttccttcatttactatgttttcaaggctcatccgtgttgtagcaggtatcagaacttcatcctttttatggctgaataatattcccttgtataggccacattttgtttattcatttttcccttttggattgtttccaccttttggctaattgaatagtgctgctatgaacattaatgtacaagtttttgtgtggatatattttttctcttgagtgtacacttaggagtggaattgccaagTCATACGATAAATCTATGGTTAACATTTTGTGGAACTGCTTAAttgttttacattcccagcagcagtgtatgagggttttgatttcaccacatcctcaccaacacttgctattttctgtctttttttttttttttttttaacgtaagccatcctaatggatgtgaagtactatcttattgtgggtttttttttttaattaatttgtttattttttggctgtgttgggtcttcgttggctggctttctctagttgcagcgagcgggggctatccCTTGTTGCACTGTgcgggcttattgtggtggcttctcttgttgcggagcacaggctctaggcacacaggcttcagtagttgtggcgcacgggctcagtagttgtggcgcacgggctcagtagttgtggcgcacgggcttagttgctccgcggcatgtgggatcttcccggaccagggctcgaacccatgtcccctgcattggcaggtggattcttaaccactgtaccaccaggaagtcccctcattgtggttttgatttgcattctcctaatgactaatgatgttgagcatcttttcataccttctctggaaaaatgttcaaatcttttgcccatttttttcaagcttttaaaCCTTTTCTTTATTGATCCCCAAGCcttatatttaatctttttgcGCATGTTTAAATTGCCTTTTTTACcgttgagttttaagagctctttatacattcttctttcttttttaaaaaatttatttaattaatttattgttttggctgcgttgggtcttcgttgctgcgtgcgggctttttctagttgcggcgagtgggggctgctcttcgttgtggtgcatgggcttcccattgcagtggcttctcttgccgaggagcacaggctccaggtgcgtgggcttcagtagttgtggcacgtgggctcagcagttgtggctcatgggctctagagcacaggctcaacagctgtggcgcacgggcttagttactccgcggcgtgtgggatcttcccagaccagggcttgaacccgtgtcccctgtattggcggacggattcttaaccactgcaccaccaaggaagtccctctttatacattcttttttttttttttaatttatttattgtttctggctgcgttgggtctttgttgctgctcgttgcttttctctagttgcagcgagcgggggctactcttcgttgcagttcccgggcttctcattgcggtggcttctcttgttgtggagcacgggctctaggcacgcgggcttcagtagttgtggaacgtgggctcagtagttttggctcgagggcgctagagcgcaggctcagtagttgtggtgcacgggcttagttgctccgcggcacgtgggatcttcccaggccagggctcgaacccgtgttccctgcattggccggcggattcttaaccactgcgccaccagggaaaccctctttATACATTCTTGATACAAGTCCCTtgaatatgatttgcaaatattttcttccattctgttgggttgtcttttcactttcttgatggggTGGTCCTTAGATGcacaaaagtattttattttgatgaagtacaatttacgtatatttcttttgttgcttgtgcttttggtgtcatatctaaaaaaccATTGACTAAGCCAAGGTCCCAAAGGTTTAACCTTATGTTTACTTCTAGGAGTTTTCAGAGCTGACTTTTGAATGTTCTTGGGGCAACCCCCTGAGCAGACCCCAAGCTACCCTGGCTGCAACCCTCCACAAAACCCCCACTCTAATCCCGAAGAGTCTGCTTACATTTCAGCCTTTCCCCTCCAAGGGTTCACATGGGGTGGCCAACTGTGGACAGGCATCCAGTCAGGAGCTGGGGACAGCTTGAAGGTTTAGGATGCAGGCTGGTGAGAGAGGAGGTGGCTAGTGTCAGACTCTGGGCACCAGGCCCTGGGACCAAGGTTCCAAGCTGAGAAAGCACCTGCTGGGGCCAACAGCCCAACCTATCTTGGCAGCTGGGTGGGTCCTtccaggaggggctgggcccacTGCTGTCCATCTCCACCCTCCCTGCTCCTCCATTGCTAGGAGCTGGGACAGCAGGTCCACTCTAGGAAAGAAGCCTGTAGAAAGTGATCCACCAAACTTGGCTTTCCTTATTTCTATTTACACTGATTGTCCGGCTGCCCTCTTACAGATTTATGATCAGAGGCTGGTGACCTCTCACAGTTGCAGGACTTTAGGACCTAGGAGATCCTTTTGGGAAACCCAGGTGTTGGAGGCCAGCTCTACTGCTCCGGCTGGGGTAgatggctgggtgggtgggtgtggacACAGAGAGGGGCACCAGGGCCAGGAAAGAGCAGCTCAGATCTCCCGGGCCGGCCAATACCTGCCCCGCTGGGCGCCCAGCACTCCTTTGGAAAGCCCGCCGCCGGCCCGCCCCGCGCGCCAAGCTGGTGGATTGGGCCGGAaccgcgggcggggcggggccagcGCGGCCCGATTTGGGGCGGTGCGTGCAGCTGTGTGAGCCGACGCCGCGCGGCTCCGCCCCGAGCATCCAGAGCCGACCCGACTGCGCCCGGCAGAGCCGCGGGGTGAGTGTCATGGCCGCTTCCGAACAGCGCCAGCCCGGGGAGCTGCTGGCCAAGGCCCGgagagccttcctggaggagTTCGGGGCCGAGCCCGAGCTGGCCGTGTCGGCCCCGGGCCGCGTCAACCTCATCGGGGAGCACACGGACTACAACCAGGGCCTGGTGCTGCCCATGGTGAGGGGCTGCGCGGGAGGCGCCATCTCCCTGCGTGCACTGTTGGGCGGGCCGCTCCGAACTTTTACTCCAGCCGAGTGTGGGGGACGAGCAAGTGGGAGAGACCCTAGGACGGGGCATTTCACACGTTGGAAGGGAGGAAACGGGGAATCCGCGAGGAAGTAGGCTATGGACCGCTGATCCTCGCCATCTCCTTGGGAGCCACCTCAGATTGTGGGGGAATGCGGAAGAGGGCCCAACTGTAAACCGAGGCGAAGTAGCCCTAAGCCTCCTGGTCCAGCCCGTTCAGTTCGCAGAGGAgggaatggaggcacagagagggctagtgatctgctcaaggtcacacagctgaggtGGAGCTGCCTTAGCCTGGGGCTATGTCCATCCCTGTGCATCTTCCAAAATGGGAAGGCGTCAGAAAGAGCTCGTCTGATTCTGTTTTCCTGTTGACCCACAGCCAGGAGCCCACGCTTAGGGCAGAGTCCAGGTCCGCACTCCCACTGCACTGGCCCTGTCCCTGAAGACCTATGGGGTGGGACCCAAGCCCCCCAAGGCCAGATGAACATGCAGGCTCTTCCCTGAGACACTCCCCATTCCCTTCATGTTGAGCCTGGAGGTCACTTCCTCGTCTGTCCCTGGCCCCTTGGTATTGGAAGTTTTGCAGACTATTTGTTTCTTCCGCCAGGCGCTGGAGCTTGGCACTGTGCTGGTGGGCAGCCCCCGGGCAGATGGGCTTATCTCCCTCCTTACCACCTCTGAGGATGCAGACGAACCCCGGCGGCTGCAGTTTCCCCTGCCCACAACCCAGCGGCCACTGGAGCCTGGGGCCCCCCACTGGGCCAACTACGTCAAGGGAGTGATTCAGCACTACCCAGGTATGGGGCCCAGGCCTGGGTCAAATTCCTGTCTCTCAGCCACAAAGCTCATTAGCTCATCTAATCCACTGTGGGGTAGGCATGCAGGGTGGAGCATCCCCATTGTACAAGTGAGGAGACTGATGCCCCGAGAGGTTCTAGAACTTGCCCTGGGTTGCCCATGACATGATTGGAggagccagggttcaaaccccagcccGTTGGTCTCAGAGCCCTAAACCAGGAGAACTAGGAGACTGTGTCCCAGGAACCTCAGGGTAGGAGGATGGAGG is a genomic window containing:
- the LOC102987344 gene encoding galactokinase isoform X1 — translated: MAGWVGVDTERGTRARKEQLRSPGPANTCPAGRPALLWKARRRPAPRAKLVDWAGTAGGAGPARPDLGRCVQLCEPTPRGSAPSIQSRPDCARQSRGVSVMAASEQRQPGELLAKARRAFLEEFGAEPELAVSAPGRVNLIGEHTDYNQGLVLPMALELGTVLVGSPRADGLISLLTTSEDADEPRRLQFPLPTTQRPLEPGAPHWANYVKGVIQHYPAAPLPGFSAVVVSSVPLGGGLSSSASLEVATYTFLQQLCPDSGTIAARAQVCQRAEHSFAGVPCGIMDQLIALLGQKGHALLIDCRSLETSLVPLLDPRLAVLITNSNVRHSLGSSEYPLRRRQCEEVARALGKESLREVQLEELEGESWLGVPCPGDGWAPWGEGGCRGLTVALTRIYIPSPPGTSAKLYPLPQHC
- the LOC102987344 gene encoding uncharacterized protein isoform X4 — protein: MAGWVGVDTERGTRARKEQLRSPGPANTCPAGRPALLWKARRRPAPRAKLVDWAGTAGGAGPARPDLGRCVQLCEPTPRGSAPSIQSRPDCARQSRGVSVMAASEQRQPGELLAKARRAFLEEFGAEPELAVSAPGRVNLIGEHTDYNQGLVLPMALELGTVLVGSPRADGLISLLTTSEDADEPRRLQFPLPTTQRPLEPGAPHWANYVKGVIQHYPAAPLPGFSAVVVSSVPLGGGLSSSASLEVATYTFLQQLCPGPWRQAWCRCWIPGWLCSSPTPTSATHWAPASIPCGGASVKKWPGRWARRAFVRCSWRSWRVRAGWVYRVLEMAGHPGVRGAAGVSLWL
- the LOC102987344 gene encoding galactokinase isoform X2, which encodes MAGWVGVDTERGTRARKEQLRSPGPANTCPAGRPALLWKARRRPAPRAKLVDWAGTAGGAGPARPDLGRCVQLCEPTPRGSAPSIQSRPDCARQSRGVSVMAASEQRQPGELLAKARRAFLEEFGAEPELAVSAPGRVNLIGEHTDYNQGLVLPMALELGTVLVGSPRADGLISLLTTSEDADEPRRLQFPLPTTQRPLEPGAPHWANYVKGVIQHYPAAPLPGFSAVVVSSVPLGGGLSSSASLEVATYTFLQQLCPDSGTIAARAQVCQRAEHSFAGVPCGIMDQLIALLGQKGHALLIDCRSLETSLVPLLDPRLAVLITNSNVRHSLGSSEYPLRRRQCEEVARALGKESLREVQLEELEGTSAKLYPLPQHC
- the LOC102987344 gene encoding uncharacterized protein isoform X5, which encodes MAGWVGVDTERGTRARKEQLRSPGPANTCPAGRPALLWKARRRPAPRAKLVDWAGTAGGAGPARPDLGRCVQLCEPTPRGSAPSIQSRPDCARQSRGVSVMAASEQRQPGELLAKARRAFLEEFGAEPELAVSAPGRVNLIGEHTDYNQGLVLPMALELGTVLVGSPRADGLISLLTTSEDADEPRRLQFPLPTTQRPLEPGAPHWANYVKGVIQHYPAAPLPGFSAVVVSSVPLGGGLSSSASLEVATYTFLQQLCPGPWRQAWCRCWIPGWLCSSPTPTSATHWAPASIPCGGASVKKWPGRWARRAFVRCSWRSWRGPLPSSTHSPNTADLGLLEISILFFLM